One part of the Nitrosophilus kaiyonis genome encodes these proteins:
- the hemA gene encoding glutamyl-tRNA reductase has product MQYLVVSFSHKNTDLQTREKLALNDEKTREAVYKKLIQNSVINELIILSTCNRVELIASVKDPFKSSDLILEELSKISGIDFDELEGRADIYEDNGAIHHIFSVASALDSLVIGETQISGQLKDAFKEAFEKGYASQKLARVMHFAFKCAAEVRNSTDISKSPVSIASAAVAQAKDIFENLGGMSALVLGTGEMGKLAAKHLISNGCNVILIGRNIEKTKRVAKDLGENVEAQSIENLKNLINRYRLLFSATSSKEPVITKDMVEEKDFNRYWFDMAVPRDIDDFYIENIKVFVVDDLKAIVNKSLALREAQAKEAYRIVGKYTKEFFKWLQTLSIEPIIKGIREKAKEASISEIKKAIKKGYIPKELEENVTKILHNAFNRFLHSPTKNIKAIADDPSGDTIIESVKYLFDLNGEEYNHLNRYKCEYYMNMIEGENSEIQ; this is encoded by the coding sequence ATGCAATATTTAGTAGTCAGCTTTTCTCATAAAAATACAGACCTTCAAACTCGTGAAAAACTTGCTTTAAATGATGAAAAAACTAGAGAAGCAGTATATAAAAAACTAATTCAAAATAGTGTAATTAATGAACTTATAATTCTATCTACTTGTAATAGAGTAGAATTAATTGCAAGTGTAAAAGATCCATTTAAATCAAGTGATCTTATATTAGAAGAGTTGTCAAAAATATCTGGTATAGATTTTGATGAACTTGAAGGAAGAGCTGATATTTATGAAGATAATGGAGCAATTCATCATATCTTTAGTGTTGCATCTGCTCTTGATAGCCTTGTAATTGGTGAGACTCAAATATCAGGACAGCTAAAAGATGCATTTAAGGAAGCGTTTGAGAAGGGATATGCTTCTCAAAAATTGGCAAGAGTTATGCATTTTGCTTTTAAATGTGCAGCGGAAGTTAGAAACTCTACTGACATTTCAAAAAGCCCTGTTTCTATTGCAAGTGCAGCTGTAGCACAAGCAAAAGATATTTTTGAAAATTTGGGTGGAATGAGTGCTCTTGTTTTAGGAACAGGAGAGATGGGAAAATTGGCAGCTAAACATTTAATATCAAATGGATGTAATGTAATACTAATTGGAAGAAATATAGAAAAAACAAAAAGAGTTGCAAAAGATTTAGGAGAAAATGTTGAAGCACAATCAATAGAAAATCTTAAAAATCTTATAAATAGATATAGACTACTTTTTAGTGCTACCTCTTCAAAAGAGCCAGTAATAACAAAAGATATGGTAGAGGAAAAAGATTTTAATCGTTATTGGTTTGATATGGCTGTTCCAAGAGATATAGATGATTTTTATATAGAAAATATTAAAGTTTTTGTAGTCGATGATTTAAAAGCTATAGTAAATAAAAGTTTAGCTTTAAGAGAAGCTCAAGCAAAAGAGGCATATAGAATAGTTGGAAAATATACAAAAGAGTTTTTTAAATGGCTTCAAACTCTATCAATTGAGCCAATAATAAAAGGTATAAGAGAGAAGGCAAAAGAAGCAAGTATTAGTGAAATTAAAAAGGCTATAAAAAAAGGGTATATTCCAAAAGAGCTTGAAGAAAATGTAACAAAGATTTTACATAATGCTTTTAATAGATTTTTACACTCTCCAACGAAAAATATAAAAGCTATAGCAGATGATCCTAGCGGAGATACTATAATTGAATCTGTAAAATATCTATTTGATTTAAATGGTGAAGAGTATAATCATTTAAATAGATATAAATGTGAATATTATATGAATATGATTGAAGGAGAAAATAGTGAAATTCAGTAA
- a CDS encoding polyprenyl synthetase family protein, translated as MLDLVENRIEKYIDELQDSYIKELFKRLPVGKRLRAKLILKIAKKDEAIDLAAIIEMIHAASLLHDDVIDDAMTRRGAPSINALYGNKTSIMFGDILYSKAFFELAKFESEIAKIVSNAVTQLSIGELLDVNLTKNFNTDIDIYLDMIYKKTASLIEASAECAAILSDKDKDAYAIYGKNLGLAFQIVDDILDIVADEKKLGKPTMNDFKEGKVTLPYIYLYNALEEKDKEKLKSLFKKEVNAQEKEWIKNKMIQTNSIQKAINYAQKLGNEAINAIDSKDEELIEIMKNLIYREY; from the coding sequence TTGTTAGATCTTGTTGAAAATAGAATTGAAAAATATATTGATGAACTTCAAGACTCTTATATAAAAGAATTATTTAAAAGATTACCGGTAGGAAAGAGACTTAGGGCAAAACTAATATTAAAAATTGCAAAAAAAGATGAAGCTATTGATTTAGCAGCAATTATAGAGATGATACATGCTGCAAGCTTATTGCATGATGATGTAATTGATGATGCAATGACTAGAAGAGGTGCTCCTTCAATAAATGCTCTTTATGGTAATAAAACTTCTATTATGTTTGGTGATATATTATATTCAAAGGCCTTTTTTGAGCTTGCAAAATTTGAAAGCGAAATTGCGAAGATAGTTTCAAATGCAGTAACTCAATTAAGTATAGGTGAATTATTAGATGTAAATTTGACAAAAAATTTCAATACCGATATTGACATTTATTTAGATATGATATATAAAAAAACTGCATCATTGATTGAAGCAAGTGCAGAATGCGCTGCAATATTATCTGATAAAGATAAGGATGCTTATGCTATTTATGGCAAAAATTTAGGTTTAGCTTTTCAAATAGTTGATGATATTTTAGATATTGTGGCTGATGAAAAAAAGCTTGGTAAACCTACAATGAATGATTTTAAAGAGGGAAAAGTCACTTTGCCATATATATATTTATATAATGCATTAGAAGAAAAAGATAAGGAAAAATTGAAATCTCTTTTTAAAAAAGAGGTAAATGCTCAAGAAAAAGAGTGGATAAAAAATAAAATGATACAAACAAACTCTATTCAAAAGGCTATAAATTACGCTCAAAAATTAGGTAATGAGGCAATTAATGCTATTGATTCTAAAGATGAAGAGTTAATTGAAATTATGAAAAATCTAATTTATAGGGAATATTAA
- a CDS encoding DUF2018 family protein, producing MFNDVDDFMMGTPSSKFKDIVFNANRNVVENELDRLIEWMAALELILEKECGVDDVEKKVKYFIANEENKDELENKKNSLYIESMGNILSESE from the coding sequence ATGTTTAATGATGTTGATGATTTTATGATGGGTACACCAAGCAGCAAATTTAAAGATATTGTTTTTAATGCAAATAGAAATGTTGTAGAAAATGAGCTAGATAGATTGATTGAATGGATGGCAGCTCTTGAACTTATTTTAGAGAAAGAGTGTGGAGTTGATGATGTTGAAAAAAAGGTAAAATATTTTATAGCAAATGAGGAAAATAAAGATGAATTGGAAAATAAAAAGAATTCATTATATATAGAATCTATGGGAAATATTTTAAGCGAATCGGAGTAA
- a CDS encoding efflux RND transporter permease subunit, whose protein sequence is MFKKFIEFAIDKPSLNHIFLIFIFILSIFAYINVPKEIFPPVSLNKILITGSYPGASAENLDQMVVKNLEDSLKNVNNLSDIDTIVKNGRFTIVSDIKEGADDILVLNDVKDQISKIKRDLPSDMDEPVATVLEKSFPLVLIAIAYEGDKRKLLDVADELKSKLSNIKELREITIRGDSDEELDILIDEEKIRAYGLNFLATVEALKNLSSIFPIGNIKEKGNHLYITTQNGKKIKKEWDEIVLKIQNKKVFLKDIAKIKFTLADPTQLSHFNGKQNVSLNVTKSKNGNAIKLVKHIKNILKEFKKRYPEFTFQVYTDTSIWIRNRLNTVTSNLLFGLLLVFISLLLTVNYRIALVVGMGIPVSFMIGLIALEIFGYSLNMLSLLGALIALGMLVDEAIVVAENIYRHLENGENPRDATIIGTIEMFPAVLTATATTIFAFLPLLIMSGEMGNFIKILPIMISILLLSSLFEAFYFLPLHAKDILKVKKSKKENSSFWKKMGEIYEKILGFLLKRKYIALVSIISLILISTFIMLKKSKFQLFPEFDTTQIYVSGRVNVNNDIFETEKIVSNVEKDILKNIKKDEVKSVTTIVGMKLDAKNNAEQGENLFHIFINLHEPKPKNFVDKYITPYFSFEYDSSDMIRDRVAKDIAKDIKKIVEKYKKDKEFEEINVIVPQAGIVKSDIELSLVYQNNEDVLKAIEIIEKNMKNIDGVFNITDDAYEGEKELKLKLNRYAQELGIDENYLYLWLRPLYLKGEFSKMFKDEKLFRIRFESLNKDKFEKFKNLEIDIPNSNQKVFLKDIAEFVYKKHFYTLIKENGDKIRTIYASLDKKKITSDEFYDKMSPILNEVKKMGINIIIKGEQKENKKVKREIGEAAIIALFLIFISLVWMFNSVIKSLIVLSSIPLSIFGVLLGHKLMGINLTMPSLIGIVGLAGVVVNDGLIMLDFIKNCKNISCVVEKAKLRLRPILLTSITTILGLSTLMFFASGQSLILQPMAITLGFGLAWATIINLYIVPLFFSSIYRIKG, encoded by the coding sequence GTGTTTAAAAAATTTATAGAGTTTGCTATAGATAAGCCATCATTAAATCATATCTTTTTAATTTTTATTTTTATTCTATCTATATTTGCTTATATTAATGTACCAAAAGAGATATTCCCTCCAGTATCATTAAATAAAATTTTAATAACAGGTTCATATCCTGGAGCGAGTGCTGAAAATCTTGATCAAATGGTTGTTAAAAATTTAGAAGATAGCTTAAAAAATGTAAACAATTTATCAGATATTGATACTATAGTTAAAAATGGAAGATTCACAATTGTATCTGATATAAAAGAGGGCGCGGATGATATTCTTGTTTTAAATGATGTAAAAGATCAGATTTCTAAAATAAAAAGAGACCTTCCATCAGATATGGATGAACCTGTTGCAACAGTTTTAGAAAAGAGTTTTCCTTTAGTTTTAATAGCTATTGCTTATGAAGGGGATAAAAGAAAACTATTAGATGTAGCAGATGAGCTTAAATCAAAACTATCTAATATAAAAGAGTTAAGAGAGATAACTATTAGAGGTGATAGTGATGAAGAGCTAGATATTTTAATTGATGAAGAAAAAATTAGAGCTTATGGATTAAATTTTTTAGCTACAGTTGAAGCATTAAAAAATTTATCTTCTATATTTCCTATAGGAAACATTAAAGAAAAAGGCAATCATTTATATATTACAACCCAAAATGGTAAAAAGATAAAAAAAGAGTGGGATGAAATAGTTTTAAAAATTCAAAATAAAAAAGTTTTTCTAAAAGATATTGCAAAAATCAAGTTTACTTTAGCAGACCCTACACAATTATCTCATTTTAATGGGAAACAAAATGTATCTTTGAATGTTACAAAATCCAAAAATGGTAATGCAATAAAGCTAGTTAAACATATTAAAAATATTTTAAAAGAGTTTAAAAAAAGATATCCAGAGTTTACATTTCAAGTATATACAGATACCTCTATTTGGATAAGAAACAGGCTCAATACTGTTACATCAAATCTTTTATTTGGTCTGCTTCTTGTATTTATTTCTCTTCTTTTAACAGTTAATTATAGAATAGCTTTAGTAGTTGGTATGGGAATACCAGTTAGTTTTATGATTGGATTGATTGCGTTAGAAATATTTGGGTATAGTCTAAATATGCTCTCTTTGCTCGGAGCTTTAATAGCCCTTGGCATGCTTGTAGATGAAGCTATAGTTGTTGCAGAAAATATTTATAGGCATCTTGAAAATGGAGAAAATCCAAGAGATGCAACTATTATTGGTACTATTGAGATGTTTCCAGCGGTATTAACAGCAACTGCTACAACAATTTTTGCTTTTTTACCGCTTTTGATAATGAGTGGAGAGATGGGTAATTTTATAAAAATTTTACCAATTATGATATCTATTTTACTTTTAAGTTCTCTGTTTGAAGCTTTCTACTTTCTTCCTCTTCATGCTAAGGATATTTTAAAGGTAAAAAAAAGTAAAAAAGAAAATAGTAGTTTTTGGAAAAAAATGGGAGAAATTTATGAAAAAATATTGGGATTTTTATTAAAAAGAAAATATATCGCTTTAGTATCTATTATTTCTTTGATTTTAATTTCGACTTTTATAATGCTAAAAAAATCTAAATTCCAACTTTTTCCAGAGTTTGATACAACTCAAATATATGTTAGTGGGAGAGTTAATGTAAATAATGATATTTTCGAGACAGAAAAAATTGTATCTAATGTAGAAAAAGATATTTTAAAAAATATTAAAAAAGATGAGGTAAAAAGTGTTACTACAATAGTTGGAATGAAACTAGATGCAAAAAACAATGCTGAACAGGGTGAAAATCTTTTTCATATTTTTATAAATCTACATGAACCAAAACCTAAAAATTTTGTGGATAAATATATAACTCCATACTTTTCTTTTGAGTATGATTCATCAGATATGATTAGAGATAGAGTTGCAAAAGATATAGCAAAAGATATTAAAAAAATTGTGGAAAAATATAAAAAAGATAAAGAGTTTGAAGAGATTAATGTAATAGTACCACAAGCAGGTATAGTAAAAAGTGATATAGAGCTATCTTTAGTTTATCAAAACAATGAAGATGTTTTAAAAGCAATAGAAATTATTGAAAAAAATATGAAAAATATAGATGGAGTTTTTAATATAACAGATGATGCTTATGAAGGAGAAAAAGAGTTAAAACTAAAATTAAATAGATACGCTCAAGAGCTTGGAATTGATGAAAATTATCTTTATCTTTGGTTAAGACCTCTATATTTAAAGGGTGAATTTTCAAAAATGTTTAAAGATGAAAAACTTTTTAGAATACGTTTTGAATCATTAAATAAAGATAAGTTTGAAAAATTTAAGAATCTTGAAATTGACATTCCAAATAGTAATCAAAAAGTATTTCTTAAAGATATAGCCGAATTTGTTTATAAAAAACATTTTTATACATTAATAAAAGAGAATGGAGATAAAATAAGAACAATTTATGCAAGTTTAGATAAGAAAAAGATAACTTCAGATGAATTTTATGACAAGATGTCTCCAATATTAAATGAAGTTAAAAAAATGGGAATCAATATAATCATAAAAGGTGAGCAAAAAGAGAATAAAAAAGTAAAAAGAGAGATAGGTGAAGCTGCAATAATTGCTCTATTTTTAATTTTTATATCTTTAGTTTGGATGTTTAATTCAGTAATTAAATCTTTAATAGTTTTAAGTTCTATTCCTCTTTCCATTTTTGGAGTTTTACTAGGACATAAACTTATGGGTATAAATCTAACAATGCCAAGTTTAATAGGAATAGTAGGATTAGCTGGTGTAGTTGTAAATGATGGTTTGATTATGCTTGATTTTATAAAAAATTGTAAAAATATTTCTTGTGTAGTTGAAAAAGCAAAGTTAAGACTAAGACCAATACTTTTAACATCAATAACAACAATTTTAGGTCTGTCTACTTTGATGTTTTTTGCATCTGGTCAAAGTCTAATTTTACAACCCATGGCAATAACACTTGGTTTTGGACTTGCTTGGGCAACAATTATAAATCTTTATATTGTTCCACTGTTTTTTAGTTCTATTTATAGGATAAAAGGATAA
- the rsmH gene encoding 16S rRNA (cytosine(1402)-N(4))-methyltransferase RsmH encodes MNIPHIPVLLNEVVDVFKDIKDGYIIDCTLGYGGHSEAILKSNPNVKIIGIDQDIEAIEFSKKRLESFKDRVKIVKGRFSQKIEELIKKYEIKGILADLGVSSLQLDKKERGFSFDSETLDMRMDKESSLSAYDVVNFYPKEKLEFIFKEYGEIRNYKKIADIIVKYREKNKITSPKELVKILEKYLPKNKKIHPATLVFQAIRIEVNQELKELENLLDILEKFRPSNAKVAIITFHSLEDRIVKNRFRNWAKGCICPSYAIKCECGGNNEIGKILTKKPIVATQEEILKNPRSRSAKLRVFQFR; translated from the coding sequence TTGAATATACCACATATACCGGTATTATTAAATGAAGTGGTTGATGTTTTTAAAGATATAAAAGATGGATATATAATAGATTGTACTTTAGGGTATGGCGGACATAGTGAAGCTATTTTAAAATCAAATCCTAATGTAAAAATTATTGGAATTGATCAAGATATTGAAGCTATTGAATTTTCAAAAAAAAGATTAGAATCTTTTAAAGATAGGGTAAAAATTGTAAAAGGTAGATTTTCACAAAAAATAGAAGAACTTATAAAAAAATATGAAATTAAAGGAATACTTGCTGATTTAGGAGTTTCATCTTTACAGCTTGATAAGAAGGAAAGAGGATTTAGTTTTGATAGTGAAACATTAGATATGAGAATGGATAAAGAGAGTTCTTTAAGCGCTTATGATGTAGTAAATTTTTATCCAAAAGAGAAATTGGAATTTATTTTTAAAGAGTATGGTGAAATTAGAAATTATAAGAAAATAGCTGATATTATTGTTAAATATAGAGAAAAAAACAAAATTACAAGTCCCAAAGAGCTTGTGAAAATATTGGAAAAATATTTGCCAAAAAACAAAAAAATTCATCCAGCTACTTTAGTTTTTCAAGCAATTAGAATAGAAGTCAATCAAGAATTAAAAGAGTTAGAAAATCTTTTAGATATTTTAGAAAAATTTAGACCATCTAATGCAAAAGTAGCTATAATAACATTTCATTCTTTAGAAGATAGAATAGTTAAAAATAGATTTAGAAATTGGGCAAAGGGCTGTATTTGTCCATCATATGCAATTAAATGTGAATGTGGTGGTAATAATGAAATAGGTAAAATTTTGACAAAAAAGCCAATCGTTGCCACTCAAGAAGAGATTTTAAAAAATCCAAGAAGCAGAAGTGCTAAACTTAGAGTTTTTCAGTTTAGGTAA
- a CDS encoding adenosylmethionine--8-amino-7-oxononanoate transaminase, whose protein sequence is MTNNELMKRDLSHIWHPCTQMKDHEFLPLIPIKKAKGVWLYDFDGNRYIDAISSWWVNLFGHSNEYINQKVKEQIEKLEHVIFAGFTHEQIVTLSERLVKITPDGLNKCFFADNGSSAIEVALKMSFHYHKNKGEIKPFFVSLKNSYHGETIGALSVGDVELYKSTYKEILINTIQEDVPKDMSEAAAIEAANNLEKLFEKRHQEISAFILEPLVQCAGYMHMYNPLYIKLSYELCKKYNIHFIADEIAVGFGRTGNMFACNSVDITPDFMCLSKGLTGGYLPLSVVLTTDEIYGAFYCDYNTYKAFLHSHSYTGNPLACSAANATLDIFENENIIEKNRIKIEYINKKLQKFKDLPNVKEIRQTGMIAAVELKGYTPQERIGLKIYQYGLKNEVLLRPLGHIIYFMPPYVISFDEIDKMMDVAYEGIKKVSWEVRK, encoded by the coding sequence ATGACAAACAATGAATTGATGAAAAGAGATTTGTCTCATATTTGGCATCCATGTACACAGATGAAAGATCATGAATTTTTACCTCTTATTCCTATAAAAAAAGCAAAAGGTGTATGGCTATATGATTTTGATGGAAACAGATATATTGATGCGATAAGTAGTTGGTGGGTAAATCTTTTTGGACATAGTAATGAATATATTAATCAAAAAGTAAAAGAACAGATTGAAAAACTTGAACATGTCATATTTGCTGGGTTTACACATGAACAGATTGTAACTTTGAGTGAAAGATTAGTAAAAATTACTCCTGATGGATTAAATAAATGTTTTTTTGCAGATAATGGTTCAAGTGCTATAGAAGTTGCATTGAAAATGAGCTTTCATTATCACAAAAACAAAGGCGAAATAAAGCCCTTTTTTGTATCTTTGAAAAACTCATATCATGGAGAAACTATTGGAGCATTATCAGTTGGTGATGTAGAACTTTATAAAAGTACATATAAAGAGATATTAATAAACACAATACAAGAAGATGTTCCAAAAGATATGAGTGAAGCTGCTGCAATTGAAGCAGCAAACAATTTAGAAAAACTTTTTGAAAAAAGACATCAAGAGATTTCTGCATTTATTTTAGAGCCTTTAGTACAATGTGCAGGTTATATGCATATGTATAATCCTTTATATATTAAGCTCTCTTATGAATTATGTAAAAAATATAATATCCATTTTATTGCTGATGAAATTGCGGTGGGTTTTGGAAGAACAGGGAATATGTTTGCATGTAATAGTGTTGATATTACTCCAGATTTTATGTGTTTATCAAAAGGTTTAACAGGTGGATATCTTCCATTATCTGTTGTTTTAACAACTGATGAGATTTATGGTGCATTTTATTGTGATTATAATACATATAAGGCATTTTTACATTCACACAGCTATACAGGAAACCCTCTTGCTTGTAGTGCGGCAAATGCAACGCTTGATATTTTTGAAAATGAAAATATCATAGAAAAAAATAGAATAAAAATAGAATATATAAATAAAAAACTTCAAAAATTCAAAGATTTGCCAAATGTAAAAGAGATTAGACAGACAGGAATGATAGCTGCTGTTGAATTAAAAGGTTATACACCTCAAGAAAGGATTGGACTAAAAATATACCAATATGGACTTAAAAATGAAGTTTTATTAAGACCGCTTGGACATATAATATATTTTATGCCACCATATGTCATAAGTTTTGATGAGATAGATAAGATGATGGATGTGGCATATGAGGGAATAAAGAAGGTGAGTTGGGAAGTTAGAAAGTGA
- a CDS encoding peptidylprolyl isomerase has translation MISWMQKHKKWLVITIWISTIAFVGAGFVGWGAYQYGSSAGAVAKVGDIKITTKELSQRYANIYSYYNNLFKGNFDQKKAKELGLEKEALKSLITEALYLNLAKELGIKVLEDEVANTIFSMEEFQKNGKFDKKLYIEVLKRAGLKPKDFEKSIEKEILLSKLQNILKPVLTPLEFETFGSSLFMSDKIKYKVLTANDINISYNENDLKNFWEKNKKNYMTQPKFKLSLLWVEPKNIKIDEKELKEFYTKNRNRFVDENGKIKSFENAKEEVKKALILKKTKKIALKKYIQFKKGKIKESEKLELELTNNIFPSNIMQEISQKNEKYVLKPKLIKEKYVIIRLDEKVPSRPKSFLEAKNEVVRDFIKYKKREKLLSLAKKMYKNFDGKITDFISRDDIDKIPPLEEVEAAEFLNKLFASQKNNNFIELDNQKIVLYKILDQKLVNKTKLDKNKDFITDNSIKVKSSLLNSNLLDALQKRYNIEIFYKGQ, from the coding sequence ATGATTAGTTGGATGCAAAAACATAAGAAATGGCTTGTTATTACAATTTGGATAAGTACTATTGCATTTGTTGGTGCAGGTTTTGTTGGCTGGGGAGCCTATCAATACGGCTCAAGTGCTGGTGCAGTAGCCAAAGTAGGTGATATAAAAATAACTACAAAAGAGCTCTCACAAAGATATGCAAATATTTATTCATACTACAATAATCTTTTTAAAGGCAATTTTGATCAAAAAAAAGCAAAAGAGCTTGGACTAGAAAAAGAGGCTTTAAAATCTTTGATAACTGAAGCTTTATATTTAAATCTTGCAAAAGAGCTTGGAATCAAAGTTTTAGAAGATGAAGTTGCAAATACTATCTTTTCTATGGAAGAGTTTCAAAAGAATGGTAAGTTTGATAAAAAATTATATATAGAGGTATTAAAAAGAGCAGGACTTAAACCAAAAGATTTTGAAAAAAGTATTGAAAAAGAGATTTTACTTTCAAAATTGCAAAATATATTAAAACCTGTTTTAACTCCTTTAGAGTTTGAAACTTTTGGTTCATCTTTATTTATGTCAGACAAGATTAAATATAAAGTCCTAACTGCAAATGATATAAACATATCATATAATGAAAATGATTTAAAAAATTTCTGGGAAAAAAACAAAAAAAATTATATGACGCAACCAAAATTTAAACTCTCTCTTTTATGGGTTGAACCTAAAAATATTAAAATAGATGAAAAAGAGTTAAAAGAGTTTTACACAAAAAATAGAAATAGATTTGTTGATGAAAATGGAAAAATTAAAAGTTTTGAAAATGCAAAAGAGGAAGTCAAAAAAGCATTAATTTTGAAAAAAACAAAAAAAATAGCTTTAAAAAAATATATTCAATTTAAAAAAGGAAAAATAAAAGAGAGCGAAAAATTAGAATTAGAACTTACAAATAATATTTTTCCAAGTAACATTATGCAAGAGATATCTCAAAAAAATGAAAAATATGTTTTAAAACCAAAGTTAATTAAAGAAAAATATGTTATCATAAGATTAGACGAAAAAGTACCATCGCGTCCAAAGAGTTTTCTTGAAGCTAAAAATGAGGTAGTTAGGGATTTTATTAAATATAAAAAGAGAGAGAAATTGTTATCTTTAGCAAAAAAAATGTACAAAAATTTTGATGGTAAAATAACTGATTTTATATCAAGAGATGATATTGACAAAATTCCTCCGCTAGAAGAAGTAGAGGCTGCCGAATTTTTAAATAAACTTTTTGCTTCACAAAAAAATAATAATTTTATAGAGTTGGACAATCAAAAGATCGTTCTGTATAAGATTTTAGACCAAAAACTTGTTAATAAGACAAAATTGGATAAAAATAAAGATTTTATTACCGATAATAGTATAAAGGTAAAAAGTAGTTTGCTTAACAGTAATCTGCTTGATGCTTTACAAAAAAGATATAACATTGAAATTTTCTATAAAGGACAATAA
- the ftsA gene encoding cell division protein FtsA: MQNQILAIDIGSSKVCAIIAEIKDNDEIKIIGTGISKSQGLKKGTITNIDLASKSIKSALNDAKRVAGTNFTKAIVSISGAYTKSVNSNGIVNIPNKEITIKEINRVMQTALYNANIPHEYEVLHVLPYNFKVDDQDFIEDPLGMNASRLEVDVHIITTQKSNLFNLKKAVRSAGVDIGNVVLSGYASSIAVLNEDEKELGVAVIDMGAATSNVVIHLGNSIRYNDFLAVGSNHITNDLSMALHTPLSVAEKIKIEHGSLKSSKNEIIEIPVIGDEKNTHEVSLEIVYNVIFARVEETLMILAKSIEKSGLKDQIGAGIVLTGGMTKLEGLRDLAVAIFDNMPVRIGKPKHLEGMFDTLNDPAFSTSIGLVLYGAGHFTQYEIDSNKNLRYRGENLGKEKIPMRENENLVEEKEESEMAQLTKLENIKDNSESFKEKISKFFRWITQLF; the protein is encoded by the coding sequence TTGCAAAACCAAATATTGGCAATAGATATTGGTTCCAGTAAAGTTTGTGCAATAATTGCTGAAATTAAAGATAATGATGAAATAAAAATAATTGGGACAGGTATATCTAAGTCTCAAGGATTAAAAAAAGGCACTATAACAAATATAGACCTTGCTTCAAAATCAATAAAATCAGCTTTAAATGATGCAAAAAGAGTAGCAGGTACAAACTTTACAAAAGCTATTGTTTCAATATCTGGTGCATATACAAAAAGCGTAAATAGTAATGGAATAGTAAATATTCCTAATAAAGAGATAACTATTAAAGAAATTAACAGGGTTATGCAAACAGCCCTTTATAATGCAAACATTCCTCATGAATATGAAGTTTTACATGTTCTTCCATACAATTTTAAAGTGGATGACCAAGATTTTATAGAAGATCCACTAGGAATGAATGCAAGCAGACTGGAAGTTGATGTTCATATTATCACTACACAAAAATCAAATCTTTTTAATCTTAAAAAAGCAGTAAGATCGGCTGGTGTAGATATTGGAAATGTTGTTTTAAGTGGATATGCTTCATCAATTGCAGTATTAAATGAGGATGAAAAAGAGCTTGGTGTTGCTGTAATTGATATGGGAGCTGCAACAAGTAATGTAGTGATTCATTTAGGAAACTCTATAAGATATAATGATTTCTTAGCAGTTGGTTCAAACCATATAACAAATGATTTGTCAATGGCACTTCACACTCCTTTATCAGTAGCTGAAAAAATAAAAATAGAGCATGGAAGCTTAAAATCTTCAAAAAATGAAATTATTGAGATCCCAGTTATTGGAGATGAAAAAAATACTCATGAAGTATCATTAGAAATTGTTTATAATGTAATTTTTGCAAGAGTTGAAGAGACTCTAATGATATTAGCAAAATCGATAGAAAAAAGTGGTCTTAAAGATCAAATAGGCGCCGGCATAGTTTTGACAGGTGGTATGACAAAATTAGAAGGATTAAGAGACTTGGCAGTTGCAATATTTGATAATATGCCTGTAAGAATAGGAAAACCAAAACATCTTGAAGGTATGTTTGATACATTGAATGATCCGGCTTTTTCAACATCTATTGGTCTTGTATTGTACGGAGCAGGACATTTTACCCAATATGAAATAGACTCCAACAAAAATTTAAGATATAGAGGAGAAAATTTAGGTAAAGAAAAAATCCCTATGCGAGAAAATGAGAATTTAGTTGAAGAAAAAGAAGAGAGCGAAATGGCTCAGTTAACAAAGCTTGAAAATATCAAAGATAACAGCGAAAGTTTTAAAGAGAAAATTTCTAAATTTTTTAGATGGATAACTCAGTTATTTTAA